One part of the Chryseobacterium sp. 7 genome encodes these proteins:
- a CDS encoding ABC transporter ATP-binding protein, with the protein MITVESVSKSFNGKKAVDGISFQANDKEILVLLGTSGCGKTTMLKMINRLIEVDSGDILIDGKNIQSQKAEELRMGIGFVMQHSGLFPHYTIQQNIAVIPDLLKWDKKKTAERTHELLYKLHLSEELLSRFPSELSGGQQQRVGIARALIADSPVLLMDEPFGALDNITKADIHAEFKSLEELKNKTIILVTHDVQEAFDLGHKICLMDQGKIIQSGTPKEMLYQPKNDFVKNFFAQNRLFLEYKVAEMKDVESMIDNNRFFEELQFSENTGIWDALQQLSADGSLSEDYENLVKAFNEYRKFQAV; encoded by the coding sequence ATGATTACAGTAGAATCGGTTTCAAAAAGTTTTAACGGAAAAAAAGCAGTCGATGGGATCTCTTTTCAGGCCAACGATAAGGAAATTCTGGTTCTGTTAGGAACAAGCGGATGCGGAAAAACCACTATGCTTAAAATGATTAACCGCCTCATAGAAGTAGATTCCGGAGATATTTTGATTGATGGTAAAAATATTCAATCCCAAAAAGCAGAAGAATTGCGCATGGGAATTGGTTTTGTTATGCAGCATTCCGGGTTGTTTCCTCATTATACTATTCAACAGAACATTGCAGTGATTCCTGATTTATTAAAATGGGACAAAAAAAAGACAGCAGAAAGAACACACGAATTATTATATAAACTTCATCTTTCGGAAGAACTGCTTTCCCGGTTTCCCAGCGAATTGAGCGGCGGCCAGCAGCAAAGAGTAGGGATTGCCAGAGCTTTGATTGCAGATTCACCTGTTTTACTGATGGACGAACCCTTCGGAGCATTGGACAATATTACCAAAGCTGACATTCATGCAGAATTCAAATCGTTGGAAGAACTTAAAAATAAAACCATTATTCTTGTCACCCATGATGTTCAGGAAGCCTTTGACTTAGGTCATAAAATTTGTTTAATGGATCAAGGAAAGATTATTCAGTCAGGAACCCCAAAAGAAATGCTTTATCAGCCGAAAAATGATTTTGTTAAAAATTTCTTTGCCCAAAACAGGCTATTTCTGGAATATAAAGTAGCCGAAATGAAAGATGTGGAATCTATGATTGATAACAATCGTTTTTTCGAAGAACTTCAATTTTCAGAAAACACTGGAATTTGGGATGCTCTGCAGCAGCTGAGTGCAGACGGTTCACTTTCCGAAGATTACGAAAATCTGGTAAAAGCTTTTAATGAATACCGAAAATTTCAGGCTGTATGA
- the egtB gene encoding ergothioneine biosynthesis protein EgtB, which yields MKKNALLVEANPHKNWIKKYADIRNHSVEICGPLEIEDYVVQPIVDVSPPKWHLGHTTWFFETFILQPNFPGYEVFDPQYNFVFNSYYETIGARVIRTDRGNLSRPSVSDVFKYREYVDQKMDEFLQSEYLTESLESLLELGLNHEQQHQELLLTDIKYILGHNPLFPAYKKENISKKQNSGSSEMISFSEGIYEIGFHGVGFCFDNELGRHKIYLNEFKICSQLVTNKEYLEFIEDGGYEDFRHWHAEGWDWVTQNHAKSPLYWHFIDGKWMNYTLNGLQEIDLEEAVCHISFFEASAFASWKGKRLPTEAEWETASGYFDWGKRWEWTNSAYLPYPGFKKEAGAVGEYNGKFMVNQMVLRGASIATPPGHSRNTYRNFFQTHLQWQFTGIRLAQ from the coding sequence ATGAAAAAGAATGCATTGCTTGTAGAAGCAAATCCTCATAAAAACTGGATCAAAAAGTACGCTGATATCCGGAATCATTCCGTAGAGATCTGCGGCCCGTTAGAGATTGAAGACTATGTGGTGCAGCCCATTGTGGATGTAAGTCCTCCAAAATGGCATTTGGGACATACCACCTGGTTTTTTGAAACTTTTATTTTGCAGCCTAACTTTCCGGGGTATGAAGTTTTTGATCCCCAGTATAATTTTGTGTTCAACAGTTATTACGAAACCATAGGAGCGCGTGTAATCCGTACTGACAGGGGGAATTTAAGCCGTCCGTCAGTTTCAGATGTTTTTAAATATCGTGAATATGTAGACCAAAAGATGGATGAATTTCTTCAGAGTGAATATCTTACAGAATCACTGGAATCATTGCTGGAATTAGGCTTAAACCATGAACAGCAGCATCAGGAATTATTACTGACGGATATTAAATATATTTTAGGACACAATCCTTTATTTCCCGCTTACAAAAAAGAAAATATTTCAAAAAAACAAAATTCTGGCAGCTCAGAAATGATCAGTTTCTCAGAAGGAATTTACGAAATTGGTTTTCATGGTGTAGGTTTCTGCTTTGATAATGAGCTTGGAAGACACAAAATCTATCTGAATGAATTTAAAATTTGCAGCCAGCTTGTGACCAATAAAGAATATTTAGAGTTTATAGAAGACGGTGGTTACGAAGATTTCCGTCACTGGCATGCCGAAGGTTGGGATTGGGTAACGCAAAACCATGCAAAATCCCCTTTATATTGGCATTTTATTGATGGTAAATGGATGAATTATACTTTGAACGGTCTTCAGGAAATTGATTTAGAAGAAGCTGTTTGTCATATCAGTTTTTTCGAAGCCTCTGCTTTTGCTTCATGGAAAGGAAAACGCCTGCCTACCGAAGCTGAATGGGAGACAGCATCAGGATATTTTGACTGGGGAAAACGCTGGGAGTGGACCAATTCCGCCTATCTTCCATATCCCGGATTCAAAAAAGAAGCCGGAGCTGTAGGAGAATATAACGGTAAATTTATGGTGAACCAAATGGTGCTTCGTGGAGCTTCAATAGCAACCCCGCCGGGACACAGCAGAAATACCTACCGTAATTTTTTCCAGACCCATTTACAGTGGCAGTTTACCGGAATCCGGCTTGCACAATAA